A region of Cataglyphis hispanica isolate Lineage 1 chromosome 6, ULB_Chis1_1.0, whole genome shotgun sequence DNA encodes the following proteins:
- the LOC126850502 gene encoding zinc finger protein 665-like isoform X1 yields the protein MALESNGNNVVWLNTTRPDQIQQSQPIEQPLKCSMFTQTEQTNSFTQTEQSNSSYGDQRQQQTAMFDPQQIQQQQAAAQGQQSQQQQSQQMYVTDKKEDKSQQQQQSATSEFPSSFYYNVNMLQKVQTNAVSTISAIADDKGCYRFDVQPVGYNTLLNQMSIAAATNATFKCDICGLVFGHLSLLQHHKRIHNATPNSNLPQQPQQIVVQGPTTVTVATTPERPYTCDTCGACFALPGELKSHKTNMHQKPKVQICEDCGSEDPCEHHPTKVKKTIKPGHHPVKRRGVTSVTKCHKCNGTGIIFIGKHDEKLDSGISSLAKCGGCKATGRIVIGSGKQNSQNQAEKPFHCNVCDGTFSRYSSLWSHKRLHSGDKPFKCEVCGLAFAKAAYLKNHGRVHTGEKPFKCSVCGMQFSQSPHLKNHERIHSGERPYQCEVCEKTFARHSTLWNHRRIHTGEKPYRCNICGSAFNQATHLKNHAKVHTGEKPHRCDICEIGFSDRFALKRHRAIHEKYGQTARNQNANNPANAQQANASSQQQQPQQQQQPQQAQQGQVVVVNATTPVTVSQGQGQVMLDEVYKCQVAFPEPK from the exons ATGGCCCTAGAATCAAATGGCAACAACGTGGTGTGGTTGAACACAACCCGTCCTGATCAAATACAGCAG AGTCAACCGATTGAGCAGCCATTGAAGTGTTCCATGTTTACTCAAACGGAGCAGACTAACAGTTTTACTCAGACAGAGCAGAGCAATTCGAGTTACGGAGATCAGAGACAG caGCAAACAGCAATGTTTGACCCTCAACAGATCCAGCAACAGCAAGCTGCTGCGCAGGGTCAACAGTCGCAGCAGCAGCAGTCTCAACAGATGTATGTCACTGACAAAAAAGAGGACAAGTctcagcagcaacaacaatcCGCCACTTCCGAGTTCCCTTCTTCCTTCTACTACAATGTCAACATGCTGCAAAAGGTTCAAACAAACGCGGTGAGCACAATCAGTGCAATCGCCGACGACAAGGGTTGTTATCGTTTCGATGTGCAACCTGTTGGTTATAACACATTATTGAATCAGATGAGCATTGCCGCTGCCACCAATGCGACTTTCAAGTGTGACATTTGTGGATTGGTCTTTGGCCATTTGAGCCTGCTACAACATCACAAACGGATTCACAACGCGACACCCAACAGTAATCTGCCGCAACAGCCACAACAGATTGTAGTACAAGGACCGACAACAGTGACTGTCGCCACCACGCCAGAAAGACCATACACCTGTGACACTTGTGGAGCGTGTTTTGCATTACCGGGAGAATTAAAAAGTCACAAAACAAACATGCATCAGAAACCTAAGGTGCAAATATGTGAAGATTGTGGCAGTGAGGACCCATGCGAACATCATCCAACTAAAGTTAAAAAGA CTATCAAACCTGGTCATCATCCTGTGAAACGGAGGGGTGTTACCAGTGTCACCAAGTGTCACAAGTGCAATGGCACtgggattatttttattg GTAAACACGACGAAAAACTAGATTCCGGAATCAGTTCCCTCGCAAAGTGTGGCGGCTGCAAGGCTACAGGCCGTATCGTCATAGGAA gTGGCAAGCAAAACAGTCAGAATCAGGCGGAGAAACCATTTCACTGTAATGTTTGTGATGGTACATTTTCTCGATATTCTTCACTTTGGTCCCACAAGAGACTTCATTCAGGAGACAAACCATTTAAATGTGAAGTTTGTGGTTTAGCATTTGCAAAGG ctgcctatttaaaaaatcacggACGAGTTCATACTGGCGAGAAACCATTCAAATGTAGCGTTTGTGGCATGCAATTTTCGCAAAGCCCACATTTAAAGAATCATGAACGAATTCATTCTGGAGAACGACCGTATCAATGTGAAGTTTGCGAGAAGACATTCGCCAGACATTCGACGCTCTGGAATCATAGAAGGATTCACACTGGCGAAAAGCCATACAGGTGTAACATTTGCGGTTCCGCTTTCAATCAAGCCACACACCTCAAGAATCACGCGAAAGTTCATACCGGCGAAAAGCCACACAG GTGTGATATATGCGAGATCGGTTTTTCTGATCGTTTCGCGCTCAAGCGTCACCGTGCAATTCATGAAAAGTACGGTCAGACGGCGCGAAACCAAAATGCTAATAATCCGGCTAACGCACAACAAGCCAACGCAAGTAGTCAACAACAACAGCcgcagcaacagcaacagccACAGCAGGCGCAACAAGGCCAAGTCGTGGTTGTGAACGCGACCACTCCCGTCACCGTCAGCCAAGGACAAGGCCAAGTGATGCTCGATGAAGTCTACAAATGTCAGGTGGCCTTCCCAGAGCCTAAATGA
- the LOC126850502 gene encoding zinc finger protein ZFP2-like isoform X3, with product MALESNGNNVVWLNTTRPDQIQQSQPIEQPLKCSMFTQTEQTNSFTQTEQSNSSYGDQRQQQTAMFDPQQIQQQQAAAQGQQSQQQQSQQMYVTDKKEDKSQQQQQSATSEFPSSFYYNVNMLQKVQTNAVSTISAIADDKGCYRFDVQPVGYNTLLNQMSIAAATNATFKCDICGLVFGHLSLLQHHKRIHNATPNSNLPQQPQQIVVQGPTTVTVATTPERPYTCDTCGACFALPGELKSHKTNMHQKPKVQICEDCGSEDPCEHHPTKVKKTIKPGHHPVKRRGVTSVTKCHKCNGTGIIFIGGKQNSQNQAEKPFHCNVCDGTFSRYSSLWSHKRLHSGDKPFKCEVCGLAFAKAAYLKNHGRVHTGEKPFKCSVCGMQFSQSPHLKNHERIHSGERPYQCEVCEKTFARHSTLWNHRRIHTGEKPYRCNICGSAFNQATHLKNHAKVHTGEKPHRCDICEIGFSDRFALKRHRAIHEKYGQTARNQNANNPANAQQANASSQQQQPQQQQQPQQAQQGQVVVVNATTPVTVSQGQGQVMLDEVYKCQVAFPEPK from the exons ATGGCCCTAGAATCAAATGGCAACAACGTGGTGTGGTTGAACACAACCCGTCCTGATCAAATACAGCAG AGTCAACCGATTGAGCAGCCATTGAAGTGTTCCATGTTTACTCAAACGGAGCAGACTAACAGTTTTACTCAGACAGAGCAGAGCAATTCGAGTTACGGAGATCAGAGACAG caGCAAACAGCAATGTTTGACCCTCAACAGATCCAGCAACAGCAAGCTGCTGCGCAGGGTCAACAGTCGCAGCAGCAGCAGTCTCAACAGATGTATGTCACTGACAAAAAAGAGGACAAGTctcagcagcaacaacaatcCGCCACTTCCGAGTTCCCTTCTTCCTTCTACTACAATGTCAACATGCTGCAAAAGGTTCAAACAAACGCGGTGAGCACAATCAGTGCAATCGCCGACGACAAGGGTTGTTATCGTTTCGATGTGCAACCTGTTGGTTATAACACATTATTGAATCAGATGAGCATTGCCGCTGCCACCAATGCGACTTTCAAGTGTGACATTTGTGGATTGGTCTTTGGCCATTTGAGCCTGCTACAACATCACAAACGGATTCACAACGCGACACCCAACAGTAATCTGCCGCAACAGCCACAACAGATTGTAGTACAAGGACCGACAACAGTGACTGTCGCCACCACGCCAGAAAGACCATACACCTGTGACACTTGTGGAGCGTGTTTTGCATTACCGGGAGAATTAAAAAGTCACAAAACAAACATGCATCAGAAACCTAAGGTGCAAATATGTGAAGATTGTGGCAGTGAGGACCCATGCGAACATCATCCAACTAAAGTTAAAAAGA CTATCAAACCTGGTCATCATCCTGTGAAACGGAGGGGTGTTACCAGTGTCACCAAGTGTCACAAGTGCAATGGCACtgggattatttttattg gTGGCAAGCAAAACAGTCAGAATCAGGCGGAGAAACCATTTCACTGTAATGTTTGTGATGGTACATTTTCTCGATATTCTTCACTTTGGTCCCACAAGAGACTTCATTCAGGAGACAAACCATTTAAATGTGAAGTTTGTGGTTTAGCATTTGCAAAGG ctgcctatttaaaaaatcacggACGAGTTCATACTGGCGAGAAACCATTCAAATGTAGCGTTTGTGGCATGCAATTTTCGCAAAGCCCACATTTAAAGAATCATGAACGAATTCATTCTGGAGAACGACCGTATCAATGTGAAGTTTGCGAGAAGACATTCGCCAGACATTCGACGCTCTGGAATCATAGAAGGATTCACACTGGCGAAAAGCCATACAGGTGTAACATTTGCGGTTCCGCTTTCAATCAAGCCACACACCTCAAGAATCACGCGAAAGTTCATACCGGCGAAAAGCCACACAG GTGTGATATATGCGAGATCGGTTTTTCTGATCGTTTCGCGCTCAAGCGTCACCGTGCAATTCATGAAAAGTACGGTCAGACGGCGCGAAACCAAAATGCTAATAATCCGGCTAACGCACAACAAGCCAACGCAAGTAGTCAACAACAACAGCcgcagcaacagcaacagccACAGCAGGCGCAACAAGGCCAAGTCGTGGTTGTGAACGCGACCACTCCCGTCACCGTCAGCCAAGGACAAGGCCAAGTGATGCTCGATGAAGTCTACAAATGTCAGGTGGCCTTCCCAGAGCCTAAATGA
- the LOC126850502 gene encoding zinc finger protein 665-like isoform X2, with translation MALESNGNNVVWLNTTRPDQIQQSQPIEQPLKCSMFTQTEQTNSFTQTEQSNSSYGDQRQQTAMFDPQQIQQQQAAAQGQQSQQQQSQQMYVTDKKEDKSQQQQQSATSEFPSSFYYNVNMLQKVQTNAVSTISAIADDKGCYRFDVQPVGYNTLLNQMSIAAATNATFKCDICGLVFGHLSLLQHHKRIHNATPNSNLPQQPQQIVVQGPTTVTVATTPERPYTCDTCGACFALPGELKSHKTNMHQKPKVQICEDCGSEDPCEHHPTKVKKTIKPGHHPVKRRGVTSVTKCHKCNGTGIIFIGKHDEKLDSGISSLAKCGGCKATGRIVIGSGKQNSQNQAEKPFHCNVCDGTFSRYSSLWSHKRLHSGDKPFKCEVCGLAFAKAAYLKNHGRVHTGEKPFKCSVCGMQFSQSPHLKNHERIHSGERPYQCEVCEKTFARHSTLWNHRRIHTGEKPYRCNICGSAFNQATHLKNHAKVHTGEKPHRCDICEIGFSDRFALKRHRAIHEKYGQTARNQNANNPANAQQANASSQQQQPQQQQQPQQAQQGQVVVVNATTPVTVSQGQGQVMLDEVYKCQVAFPEPK, from the exons ATGGCCCTAGAATCAAATGGCAACAACGTGGTGTGGTTGAACACAACCCGTCCTGATCAAATACAGCAG AGTCAACCGATTGAGCAGCCATTGAAGTGTTCCATGTTTACTCAAACGGAGCAGACTAACAGTTTTACTCAGACAGAGCAGAGCAATTCGAGTTACGGAGATCAGAGACAG CAAACAGCAATGTTTGACCCTCAACAGATCCAGCAACAGCAAGCTGCTGCGCAGGGTCAACAGTCGCAGCAGCAGCAGTCTCAACAGATGTATGTCACTGACAAAAAAGAGGACAAGTctcagcagcaacaacaatcCGCCACTTCCGAGTTCCCTTCTTCCTTCTACTACAATGTCAACATGCTGCAAAAGGTTCAAACAAACGCGGTGAGCACAATCAGTGCAATCGCCGACGACAAGGGTTGTTATCGTTTCGATGTGCAACCTGTTGGTTATAACACATTATTGAATCAGATGAGCATTGCCGCTGCCACCAATGCGACTTTCAAGTGTGACATTTGTGGATTGGTCTTTGGCCATTTGAGCCTGCTACAACATCACAAACGGATTCACAACGCGACACCCAACAGTAATCTGCCGCAACAGCCACAACAGATTGTAGTACAAGGACCGACAACAGTGACTGTCGCCACCACGCCAGAAAGACCATACACCTGTGACACTTGTGGAGCGTGTTTTGCATTACCGGGAGAATTAAAAAGTCACAAAACAAACATGCATCAGAAACCTAAGGTGCAAATATGTGAAGATTGTGGCAGTGAGGACCCATGCGAACATCATCCAACTAAAGTTAAAAAGA CTATCAAACCTGGTCATCATCCTGTGAAACGGAGGGGTGTTACCAGTGTCACCAAGTGTCACAAGTGCAATGGCACtgggattatttttattg GTAAACACGACGAAAAACTAGATTCCGGAATCAGTTCCCTCGCAAAGTGTGGCGGCTGCAAGGCTACAGGCCGTATCGTCATAGGAA gTGGCAAGCAAAACAGTCAGAATCAGGCGGAGAAACCATTTCACTGTAATGTTTGTGATGGTACATTTTCTCGATATTCTTCACTTTGGTCCCACAAGAGACTTCATTCAGGAGACAAACCATTTAAATGTGAAGTTTGTGGTTTAGCATTTGCAAAGG ctgcctatttaaaaaatcacggACGAGTTCATACTGGCGAGAAACCATTCAAATGTAGCGTTTGTGGCATGCAATTTTCGCAAAGCCCACATTTAAAGAATCATGAACGAATTCATTCTGGAGAACGACCGTATCAATGTGAAGTTTGCGAGAAGACATTCGCCAGACATTCGACGCTCTGGAATCATAGAAGGATTCACACTGGCGAAAAGCCATACAGGTGTAACATTTGCGGTTCCGCTTTCAATCAAGCCACACACCTCAAGAATCACGCGAAAGTTCATACCGGCGAAAAGCCACACAG GTGTGATATATGCGAGATCGGTTTTTCTGATCGTTTCGCGCTCAAGCGTCACCGTGCAATTCATGAAAAGTACGGTCAGACGGCGCGAAACCAAAATGCTAATAATCCGGCTAACGCACAACAAGCCAACGCAAGTAGTCAACAACAACAGCcgcagcaacagcaacagccACAGCAGGCGCAACAAGGCCAAGTCGTGGTTGTGAACGCGACCACTCCCGTCACCGTCAGCCAAGGACAAGGCCAAGTGATGCTCGATGAAGTCTACAAATGTCAGGTGGCCTTCCCAGAGCCTAAATGA
- the LOC126850502 gene encoding zinc finger protein 665-like isoform X5 has protein sequence MFTQTEQTNSFTQTEQSNSSYGDQRQQTAMFDPQQIQQQQAAAQGQQSQQQQSQQMYVTDKKEDKSQQQQQSATSEFPSSFYYNVNMLQKVQTNAVSTISAIADDKGCYRFDVQPVGYNTLLNQMSIAAATNATFKCDICGLVFGHLSLLQHHKRIHNATPNSNLPQQPQQIVVQGPTTVTVATTPERPYTCDTCGACFALPGELKSHKTNMHQKPKVQICEDCGSEDPCEHHPTKVKKTIKPGHHPVKRRGVTSVTKCHKCNGTGIIFIGKHDEKLDSGISSLAKCGGCKATGRIVIGSGKQNSQNQAEKPFHCNVCDGTFSRYSSLWSHKRLHSGDKPFKCEVCGLAFAKAAYLKNHGRVHTGEKPFKCSVCGMQFSQSPHLKNHERIHSGERPYQCEVCEKTFARHSTLWNHRRIHTGEKPYRCNICGSAFNQATHLKNHAKVHTGEKPHRCDICEIGFSDRFALKRHRAIHEKYGQTARNQNANNPANAQQANASSQQQQPQQQQQPQQAQQGQVVVVNATTPVTVSQGQGQVMLDEVYKCQVAFPEPK, from the exons ATGTTTACTCAAACGGAGCAGACTAACAGTTTTACTCAGACAGAGCAGAGCAATTCGAGTTACGGAGATCAGAGACAG CAAACAGCAATGTTTGACCCTCAACAGATCCAGCAACAGCAAGCTGCTGCGCAGGGTCAACAGTCGCAGCAGCAGCAGTCTCAACAGATGTATGTCACTGACAAAAAAGAGGACAAGTctcagcagcaacaacaatcCGCCACTTCCGAGTTCCCTTCTTCCTTCTACTACAATGTCAACATGCTGCAAAAGGTTCAAACAAACGCGGTGAGCACAATCAGTGCAATCGCCGACGACAAGGGTTGTTATCGTTTCGATGTGCAACCTGTTGGTTATAACACATTATTGAATCAGATGAGCATTGCCGCTGCCACCAATGCGACTTTCAAGTGTGACATTTGTGGATTGGTCTTTGGCCATTTGAGCCTGCTACAACATCACAAACGGATTCACAACGCGACACCCAACAGTAATCTGCCGCAACAGCCACAACAGATTGTAGTACAAGGACCGACAACAGTGACTGTCGCCACCACGCCAGAAAGACCATACACCTGTGACACTTGTGGAGCGTGTTTTGCATTACCGGGAGAATTAAAAAGTCACAAAACAAACATGCATCAGAAACCTAAGGTGCAAATATGTGAAGATTGTGGCAGTGAGGACCCATGCGAACATCATCCAACTAAAGTTAAAAAGA CTATCAAACCTGGTCATCATCCTGTGAAACGGAGGGGTGTTACCAGTGTCACCAAGTGTCACAAGTGCAATGGCACtgggattatttttattg GTAAACACGACGAAAAACTAGATTCCGGAATCAGTTCCCTCGCAAAGTGTGGCGGCTGCAAGGCTACAGGCCGTATCGTCATAGGAA gTGGCAAGCAAAACAGTCAGAATCAGGCGGAGAAACCATTTCACTGTAATGTTTGTGATGGTACATTTTCTCGATATTCTTCACTTTGGTCCCACAAGAGACTTCATTCAGGAGACAAACCATTTAAATGTGAAGTTTGTGGTTTAGCATTTGCAAAGG ctgcctatttaaaaaatcacggACGAGTTCATACTGGCGAGAAACCATTCAAATGTAGCGTTTGTGGCATGCAATTTTCGCAAAGCCCACATTTAAAGAATCATGAACGAATTCATTCTGGAGAACGACCGTATCAATGTGAAGTTTGCGAGAAGACATTCGCCAGACATTCGACGCTCTGGAATCATAGAAGGATTCACACTGGCGAAAAGCCATACAGGTGTAACATTTGCGGTTCCGCTTTCAATCAAGCCACACACCTCAAGAATCACGCGAAAGTTCATACCGGCGAAAAGCCACACAG GTGTGATATATGCGAGATCGGTTTTTCTGATCGTTTCGCGCTCAAGCGTCACCGTGCAATTCATGAAAAGTACGGTCAGACGGCGCGAAACCAAAATGCTAATAATCCGGCTAACGCACAACAAGCCAACGCAAGTAGTCAACAACAACAGCcgcagcaacagcaacagccACAGCAGGCGCAACAAGGCCAAGTCGTGGTTGTGAACGCGACCACTCCCGTCACCGTCAGCCAAGGACAAGGCCAAGTGATGCTCGATGAAGTCTACAAATGTCAGGTGGCCTTCCCAGAGCCTAAATGA
- the LOC126850502 gene encoding zinc finger protein 665-like isoform X4, with protein MFTQTEQTNSFTQTEQSNSSYGDQRQQQTAMFDPQQIQQQQAAAQGQQSQQQQSQQMYVTDKKEDKSQQQQQSATSEFPSSFYYNVNMLQKVQTNAVSTISAIADDKGCYRFDVQPVGYNTLLNQMSIAAATNATFKCDICGLVFGHLSLLQHHKRIHNATPNSNLPQQPQQIVVQGPTTVTVATTPERPYTCDTCGACFALPGELKSHKTNMHQKPKVQICEDCGSEDPCEHHPTKVKKTIKPGHHPVKRRGVTSVTKCHKCNGTGIIFIGKHDEKLDSGISSLAKCGGCKATGRIVIGSGKQNSQNQAEKPFHCNVCDGTFSRYSSLWSHKRLHSGDKPFKCEVCGLAFAKAAYLKNHGRVHTGEKPFKCSVCGMQFSQSPHLKNHERIHSGERPYQCEVCEKTFARHSTLWNHRRIHTGEKPYRCNICGSAFNQATHLKNHAKVHTGEKPHRCDICEIGFSDRFALKRHRAIHEKYGQTARNQNANNPANAQQANASSQQQQPQQQQQPQQAQQGQVVVVNATTPVTVSQGQGQVMLDEVYKCQVAFPEPK; from the exons ATGTTTACTCAAACGGAGCAGACTAACAGTTTTACTCAGACAGAGCAGAGCAATTCGAGTTACGGAGATCAGAGACAG caGCAAACAGCAATGTTTGACCCTCAACAGATCCAGCAACAGCAAGCTGCTGCGCAGGGTCAACAGTCGCAGCAGCAGCAGTCTCAACAGATGTATGTCACTGACAAAAAAGAGGACAAGTctcagcagcaacaacaatcCGCCACTTCCGAGTTCCCTTCTTCCTTCTACTACAATGTCAACATGCTGCAAAAGGTTCAAACAAACGCGGTGAGCACAATCAGTGCAATCGCCGACGACAAGGGTTGTTATCGTTTCGATGTGCAACCTGTTGGTTATAACACATTATTGAATCAGATGAGCATTGCCGCTGCCACCAATGCGACTTTCAAGTGTGACATTTGTGGATTGGTCTTTGGCCATTTGAGCCTGCTACAACATCACAAACGGATTCACAACGCGACACCCAACAGTAATCTGCCGCAACAGCCACAACAGATTGTAGTACAAGGACCGACAACAGTGACTGTCGCCACCACGCCAGAAAGACCATACACCTGTGACACTTGTGGAGCGTGTTTTGCATTACCGGGAGAATTAAAAAGTCACAAAACAAACATGCATCAGAAACCTAAGGTGCAAATATGTGAAGATTGTGGCAGTGAGGACCCATGCGAACATCATCCAACTAAAGTTAAAAAGA CTATCAAACCTGGTCATCATCCTGTGAAACGGAGGGGTGTTACCAGTGTCACCAAGTGTCACAAGTGCAATGGCACtgggattatttttattg GTAAACACGACGAAAAACTAGATTCCGGAATCAGTTCCCTCGCAAAGTGTGGCGGCTGCAAGGCTACAGGCCGTATCGTCATAGGAA gTGGCAAGCAAAACAGTCAGAATCAGGCGGAGAAACCATTTCACTGTAATGTTTGTGATGGTACATTTTCTCGATATTCTTCACTTTGGTCCCACAAGAGACTTCATTCAGGAGACAAACCATTTAAATGTGAAGTTTGTGGTTTAGCATTTGCAAAGG ctgcctatttaaaaaatcacggACGAGTTCATACTGGCGAGAAACCATTCAAATGTAGCGTTTGTGGCATGCAATTTTCGCAAAGCCCACATTTAAAGAATCATGAACGAATTCATTCTGGAGAACGACCGTATCAATGTGAAGTTTGCGAGAAGACATTCGCCAGACATTCGACGCTCTGGAATCATAGAAGGATTCACACTGGCGAAAAGCCATACAGGTGTAACATTTGCGGTTCCGCTTTCAATCAAGCCACACACCTCAAGAATCACGCGAAAGTTCATACCGGCGAAAAGCCACACAG GTGTGATATATGCGAGATCGGTTTTTCTGATCGTTTCGCGCTCAAGCGTCACCGTGCAATTCATGAAAAGTACGGTCAGACGGCGCGAAACCAAAATGCTAATAATCCGGCTAACGCACAACAAGCCAACGCAAGTAGTCAACAACAACAGCcgcagcaacagcaacagccACAGCAGGCGCAACAAGGCCAAGTCGTGGTTGTGAACGCGACCACTCCCGTCACCGTCAGCCAAGGACAAGGCCAAGTGATGCTCGATGAAGTCTACAAATGTCAGGTGGCCTTCCCAGAGCCTAAATGA